GCGGCCCAGATTTGGCTTTTTTGTGATGATCGTCAGCAACTATAAAATGTACCCAGCATTGTTCCTGACCATTGCCTACCTGACATTCATAGCTTCAACCAACCGGCAAAGTTTACAGAAACGGGCATTTCAACTCACTTGTGTCACCGGCATTGTTATCTGGTGCATTTCGATTTACAGTTATTTGCCGGTAATCTCCGAAAGGCATAAGTACTTAATGGTAAATGGCTACAATCAGGAGCACAATGGATTTGGGCTGGGACATGTTCCCTATTCAAAAAGCGCCGGATATGTGGATGATTTGATGAAGGACATGGTGCGTTTGGGAGTTTATAAGTACCCTGCCGAAGTGTCCGCGCTGGTCGCCAAAACAGCTTCCGTGCAAGGGAATGCTCCTTTTCAGCAGGAAATAACCATTACTGACCGTGAAAAGGCGTTCTATATCGACGATTCGGTAAGTCCAATGTCGTTCAACCGGGCAAGTGGTCAATATGCATTTGTCAGAAATAATAAACAGCTTTACTTTTTCAAAATGGAGCCGCACAAGTACTCCGGGCGGAATGTTTTGCGGCAGTATGACAAGGGTTCAGATGTTGAAATTCCATTCACTTCACTGCTACCGGGCACATACGATCTGGGAATAATCCGCGTTCGGAATGGACAGACAACGGGAGGCATTCTTAGAAAAATCACAATACCTTAAATAAATGAATATTTCGATAATGCACTGAAAGGTGTATTTTTGCCGCCATAGGTCCAATTGAAAACAGTATCATATTGAAAACCCCTCAGATATCCATTGTTGCGCCGCTTTATAACGAGTCCGAGTCTTTTCCTCTGCTGGTGAAGCGTATCAATGCGTTGATGGATTCCAGTCCGCTGGCAATAGAAGTAGTGCTGATCGATGATGGTAGCAGGGATGATACTGCGCTCAAAATCAGGCAGCTGGCATTGACCGATGAACGGTACCACGGTGTGTTTTTATCCAGAAATCACGGCCACCAGCTGGCATTGACGGCTGGTATCTCTGCGGCAAGAGGTACCGAGGCACTTTTTGTCATTGATGGAGACTTGCAGGATCCGCCAGAGCTGCTTCCTGAGTTTTACAAGCTGCTTAAGGACGGAAATGACGTGGTATATGCAGTCCGCAAAAAGCGCAAGGAAGGTTTTGTCAAGAAAACCGGTTACCATTTATTCTACCGGATCCTTCGTTCCATTTCCTATGTCGAGATTCCGCTGGACAGTGGTGACTTCGCGCTGATCAGTCGCAGGGTTGTGAATGTGCTTAATAAAATGCCCGAAGAAAGCCGTTATCTGCGGGGAATGCGTTCCTGGATCGGATTTAAGCAGATCGGCTTCGAGTATGAGCGAGATGCCCGGGCTGCCGGAGAATCCAAGTACTCATTCAAGCAGCTGTTTCAGCTGGCTTATAATGGTATTTTCAATTTCAGTGAATTTCCGGTAAAGTTCATGAGCCGGGTAGGAATTACCGCTATCCTGATCTCGCTCGTTTATTTCATGACTGTTGTGATCAAGAAAATGTTCTTCTCGCACGTCATTGAAGGTTTTACTTCCTTGCTTTTTGTGATCATATTATTCAGCGGAGTGCAGCTGCTCGCCCTCGGAATTATCGGGGAATACGTGCTGCGCATATTTTTCCAATCCAAAAACCGTCCATTATTTATCATCAAAGAGGAAATAGTCAACCGCGAGTACATTTGATCTGATGCAGTTTAACACGATCCAATTCATCCTATTCTTTATTGTCGTTACGCTGGCTTATTTCAGTCTGTCCTGGCGTGGCCGCTGGATGCTTTTACTGGCAACCAGTTGCTATTTTTACATGGTTTTCAAGCCGGTTTTTATACTGATACTATTCGGGACCATCGTCATCGACTACTACGCGGGTATCTGGATAGCAAAATCGCAAGATGCAAAGCAAAAAAAGCTACTGCTGATCATCAGTTTGATCTCTAACATTGGTATCCTTGCTTTTTTCAAGTACTACGACTTTTTACAGGATTCTATCAACAATATCCTCGCTTCCATGGACTTGCGGTTTGGTATTCCGCCATTGACGAGAATTTTGCCAGTGAAAATAGCCGAAATGATAACCGAAGCGGGACATGTTATCCTGCCAATCGGACTGTCATTTCACACTTTTCAGGCGATGAGCTACACCATTGAAGTGTACCGTGGTAACCAGGCCGCAGAAAAGCACTTCGGGATTTACGCCCTGTATGTGATGTTCTACCCCCAGTTGGTAGCCGGTCCCATCGAGCGGCCTCAGAATATGCTGTACCAGTTTCATTCGTATTTCAAATACGACTTTGAGCAGGTGAAGCAGGGATTAATGCAAATGGCTTTTGGGCTTTTTAAGAAAATGGTCATCGCCGACAGGTTATCCATGGTTGTGGATTATGCCTACGATCCTGCTTC
The genomic region above belongs to Dyadobacter pollutisoli and contains:
- a CDS encoding glycosyltransferase family 2 protein gives rise to the protein MKTPQISIVAPLYNESESFPLLVKRINALMDSSPLAIEVVLIDDGSRDDTALKIRQLALTDERYHGVFLSRNHGHQLALTAGISAARGTEALFVIDGDLQDPPELLPEFYKLLKDGNDVVYAVRKKRKEGFVKKTGYHLFYRILRSISYVEIPLDSGDFALISRRVVNVLNKMPEESRYLRGMRSWIGFKQIGFEYERDARAAGESKYSFKQLFQLAYNGIFNFSEFPVKFMSRVGITAILISLVYFMTVVIKKMFFSHVIEGFTSLLFVIILFSGVQLLALGIIGEYVLRIFFQSKNRPLFIIKEEIVNREYI